TAAGGTTAGTTTATTCTCCGGTGAGAGTGTTCGAGTAGAGGGAATGTACCTCGATCCCGGAATTGGGAGAACTTCTCCATGTGAGTGACGTCTGGTGTAAGCTTGACTCGAGGACTCAACAGAATGCGCGCAAAATTAGATTCAATAATTCAGGAGTAGCCGGGGTTAGAGACGCAGGGACGATGAAGGAATAATAGGGTTAAAATTCTAGAAATTCATCACACATTCAGAGCGACAATCATGAAGCCGAAGCGAAAAGCATGCCGCATGTGAACACTTGGAGTCGTGCTGAACCCCGCCAATCAGAGGATGCCATGTTGATGCCTGAGGAGACATGTGCTTTGGTAGTTAAAGCATTCTTGCTACTTTGTCTATTTAGTGGTTCCAACGAACTAAAAATAACGATTGAGGACATCCTTTGCTCAATATTTCTAATCTCAGTACCTTTGATTTTCGATCCGAATCTTTCCAGTAGATTATGCCCTTCGAATTGTCGAGACACGTCTCATATTCCCTCGTTACTTCAGCATGGATTGATACCTTTTCCAGAGAACGTCTTCATTAAGATCTCTCTCTAGGTCAATTAAACTTACCAGCACGGCTTGCGGCTTTTTCCAATTTGGTAACAGAACAAACAAGGACGGGCCCAGCATGCGAAGCTTTCGCCCGGTACTGCTCCTATTCTCTGCAAATCGAGGACTTTGCTTCCTGGAGCTCTAAATTTCAGGTGTTGCGTTAGTTCTGGTCTTTCGATAATTCCCTTATCAGCTGCGACAATTGAGATCTGAACACGGCATTTTTCGCGGCCTGTGGATTCAAGTTAGGTTGAAATTCGAGAATCTGGCGCAATGTAACACTATACCACAGCGCTTATATCCATCACCCTCTCTCTCGGGTAATGTTTCAGCATTGACCAGACGTAAGGCAATGTGAATGAAGGAAAAGCAAGGTCCTCCTTCAGAGGAAACGCAATTGGAAACCTTCCATACCGGTTACTAGGCAATTTTCGCAAAGCCTGGAGGCTTGCCTCTGTCCCAATTTCCCAGTAGCATATTGCTAGGGCAAGGCCCGTGACGTACCAAGCGCTTTCGGAAGGGATCTAGTACCGTTTCCTTATAGCTTGATCAAGAACAGAATGACTTATATGTGAGACTGATGCATCAACTGGTACAGGACGGTGCTGTTATCCTCGTCCATTCATAGTCGAATATTTCCTCCGCCACCAGTATACACGATAGGAAAAACTGCCGGTGATTTGTATTGCTAAACCTTCCCGGGCCACCGGAACTTAGTCTTCTGTCAAAATTCCCCAAATTGGGCCTGCATACTTTCCGCAAAGGGGATTCCCAAGGCATTCCCATATTAAGCTTAACTCTCATGTCTTCCTGTCGATAGAGCATCTGCTTCATGCTTGCCTCGTTCTCTGTTCTTGGAAGACATTTCCCAAAAATGCCTTATAACAATGCTCGTCCATATCTATAAACTGATCGGCATTAGCGATTAGAAACGCAGCGCACGACATAGGGATTCGGGCATGATGGGAGAAATACGAAGTGGGTATATAATAATAGTCCATGGTGATCACGCTGAAAACGACGGAGTTTGGATATTTCAGGTTGGATACCGATGTAATTTGATAGCGGTGCAATCGCATAATTCATAGTATTAGACTATAATGAAGGTGATGCGGGAGGAGAGAAGATGAGGACAACCCTGCCGGGTGGAGGGAGTGACGGAGCAAGACGATAGATATGTTGCATCAATATATAATCTAAGGAATTCACTGTCTTCATTCATTTTACAGCTGTACTATAATAGAAGTCAAATATCGCTTTCTGTTCGAGGTATTCGCCCTCCAACAAGTCCAGTCCGCAATGCGGGTATGGTCACTACCGCCAAGTATAAATGGCTAGTTACCTTGGATAGAATTAATACTCCATCATGCACAGTGAGTTGCTGCTCTTGACCATGTACCAATGTCCAATTTCCCATAATATATACCGGAAGAAATATATGTACAGATACCAAACCCAATGCGCCTATATATATGGATAGAAAATAAAGAGACACAATTTACACTTCCCTTTCAGCCTGTTCCTCCCGCTCCTTGGTCACGGGAGGCAGACGGAACGTCCAGATCGACACACCCACCAATGCAAACGCCGTGCTTGTCATCATCCAAGCAAGTCCAATCCAAGCGCCACCCAATTCTAAACCAAGCTGGAATACTTTTGTGATGGATAAACTGGCAATCACGTTGCCGACAGACTGTAGTAGTTCCATGATCGTAAATAGCCGAGCCGTTTCTTCTCGTCTCACTAGCACCGTGAGTAATGCCCGTGTTAGGAAGAGGAATCCTGCTCCTGACGCCTGGACAATCATGCTTAGGATGAAGGAAATGACATTCGGTGAAAGACCAACGCCTAGTGTGCCCACACAGAGGCAGAGAACGCTAGCACGGGCGAGATAGAGGTTCTTCTGGGAGGTGCGGAAAGATCGGAGGGCGTATTTAGAGATGCCGGGGAGGATGAACAGGAAGAGGGGTATAGTGAAACAAGGTCGTAAGGACATGAGGAAGTTGGCCTCCGCCAAGGACCAGGAGTATCGGGTGGAAATATACTGGACAAGGAACCAAGAGGAGCCTCGACTGAGGCGGTAGACCAGGAAGGCtgcgaggagaagaaggatttgCTTGTTGCGGAATATGAAGACGTAAGGCGCGAAGTAGTTTCGACATCTGGTATAGAGAGTGAAAAAGAGAGACCGGCTGCTGGAAGCAGTTGTGCTCTTCTCCCTGAACGCCTGCTCATCTTCGCTGTCGTCCTTGAAGCCCTCTCTGTAGCTGTTATTCAGATGCCCCATCTCTACTGTCGACGTTTCCGGCTGATCGGTCCTTGAAGAAGACACAGGCATGGTCTCCGGGAGTGTCAAAACAAAGAGCATGCCTACAAAGGCCAGTATGAAA
This sequence is a window from Aspergillus chevalieri M1 DNA, chromosome 5, nearly complete sequence. Protein-coding genes within it:
- a CDS encoding putative MFS transporter (COG:G;~EggNog:ENOG410PNE5;~InterPro:IPR011701,IPR036259;~PFAM:PF07690;~TransMembrane:12 (i51-71o125-142i149-172o184-204i216-238o244-264i343-363o383-404i416-435o441-462i474-494o506-529i);~go_function: GO:0022857 - transmembrane transporter activity [Evidence IEA];~go_process: GO:0055085 - transmembrane transport [Evidence IEA]), whose translation is MPSDAAHDLFDREDVPFLQPSEADSSPSSPLDEPKHHESQARDPASQKLRLRLLLTLFAIVLAVEMGLNMVDSPMVRIYESITCRHYYAQYNPSQIGVDGQVEEELCKVKDVQTELAAVKGYMEFFDGLLSVFLAIPYGLLADRYGRRWTICLSVPGFILNSAIITVVLWFSDIFPLRAVWLSSLAWLCGGGPVVAFAIIWTMMSDVTTEDERASIFFKFAIVTMGGELISNALGSVLMAMNPWIPMLLGFILAFVGMLFVLTLPETMPVSSSRTDQPETSTVEMGHLNNSYREGFKDDSEDEQAFREKSTTASSSRSLFFTLYTRCRNYFAPYVFIFRNKQILLLLAAFLVYRLSRGSSWFLVQYISTRYSWSLAEANFLMSLRPCFTIPLFLFILPGISKYALRSFRTSQKNLYLARASVLCLCVGTLGVGLSPNVISFILSMIVQASGAGFLFLTRALLTVLVRREETARLFTIMELLQSVGNVIASLSITKVFQLGLELGGAWIGLAWMMTSTAFALVGVSIWTFRLPPVTKEREEQAEREV